Proteins encoded in a region of the Macaca mulatta isolate MMU2019108-1 chromosome X, T2T-MMU8v2.0, whole genome shotgun sequence genome:
- the SLC38A5 gene encoding sodium-coupled neutral amino acid transporter 5 isoform X1 codes for MARETAMELQDAKMNGALPSDAVDYRQEREGFLPSRGPAPGSKPVQFMDFEGKTSFGMSVFNLSNAIMGSGILGLAYAMAHTGVIFFLALLLCIALLSSYSIHLLLTCAGIVGIRAYEQLGQRAFGPAGKVVVAAVICLHNVGAMSSYLFIIKSELPLVIGTFLYMDPEGDWFLKGNLLIIIVSVLIILPLALMKHLGYLGYTSGLSLTCMLFFLVSVIYKKFQLGCAIGRNETAMESEAPVGLHNQGLNSSCEAQMFTVDSQMSYTVPIMAFAFVCHPEVLPIYTELCRPSKLRMQAVANVSIGAMFCMYGLTATFGYLTFYSNVEAEMLHMYSQKDPLILCVRLAVLLAVTLTVPVVLFPIRRALQQLLFPGKAFSWPRHVAIALILLVLVNVLVICVPTIQDIFGVIGSTSAPSLIFILPSIFYLRIVPSEVEPFLSWPKIQALCFGVLGVLFMAVSLGFMFANWATGQSRLSGH; via the exons ATGGCAAGAGAGACAGC GATGGAACTGCAGGATGCAAAGATGAATGGAGCCCTCCCTTCGGATGCTGTGGA CTACAGGCAGGAACGTGAGGGCTTCCTGCCCAGTCGTGGTCCTGCTCCTGGGAGCAAGCCGGTCCAGTTCATGGAT TTCGAGGGGAAGACATCATTTGGAATGTCAGTGTTCAACCTCAGCAATGCCATCATGGGCAGCGGCATCCTGGGGCTGGCCTATGCCATGGCCCACACAGGAGTCATCTTCTTCCT GGCCCTGTTGCTGTGCATTGCGCTTCTGTCGTCCTACTCCATCCACCTCCTGCTGACCTGTGCTGGTATTGTAG GCATCCGAGCCTATGAGCAGCTGGGACAGAGGGCATTCGGGCCTGCGGGGAAGGTAGTGGTGGCCGCAGTCATCTGTCTGCACAATGTTGGGG CCATGTCCAGTTACCTGTTCATCATCAAATCTGAGCTCCCCCTGGTTATCGGCACCTTCCTGTACATGGACCCCGAGGG GGACtggttcttgaagggaaacctccTCATCATCATCGTCAGTGTGTTAATCATCCTGCCCCTGGCCCTCATGAAACACTTGG GCTACCTGGGGTACACCAGTGGTCTCTCACTGACCTGCATGCTGTTTTTCCTGGTTTCG GTCATCTACAAGAAGTTCCAGCTTGGCTGTGCTATAGGCCGCAATGAAACAGCAATGGAGAGTGAAGCTCCCGTGGGACTCCACAACCAAGGGCTCAATAGCAGCTGTGAGGCCCAGATGTTCACAGTTGactcacag ATGTCCTACACAGTGCCCATTATGGCTTTTGCTTTTGTCTGCCACCCTGAGGTGCTGCCCATCTATACGGAGCTCTGCCG GCCCTCCAAGCTCAGGATGCAGGCCGTGGCCAACGTGTCCATTGGGGCCATGTTCTGCATGTATGGGCTCACGGCGACCTTTGGATACCTCACCTTCTACA GCAACGTGGAGGCAGAGATGCTGCACATGTACAGCCAGAAGGACCCTCTCATCCTCTGTGTGCGCCTGGCCGTGCTGCTCGCGGTGACCCTCACTGTGCCAGTCGTGCTGTTCCCG ATCCGCCGGGCCCTGCAGCAGCTGCTTTTCCCAGGCAAGGCCTTCAGCTGGCCGCGACATGTGGCCATAGCTCTGATCCTGCTTGTTTTGGTCAATGTCCTTGTCATCTGTGTGCCGACCATCCAGGATATCTTTGGAGTTATCG ggtccacctcagcccccagccTCATCTTCATCCTCCCCAGCATCTTCTACCTCCGCATTGTACCCTCTGAGGTGGAGCCTTTCTTATCCTGGCCCAAGATCCAG GCCCTGTGCTTTGGAGTCCTGGGAGTCCTCTTCATGGCCGTCAGTCTAGGCTTTATGTTTGCCAACTGGGCCACAGGCCAGAGCCGCCTGTCTGGACACTGA
- the SLC38A5 gene encoding sodium-coupled neutral amino acid transporter 5 isoform X2 — translation MELQDAKMNGALPSDAVDYRQEREGFLPSRGPAPGSKPVQFMDFEGKTSFGMSVFNLSNAIMGSGILGLAYAMAHTGVIFFLALLLCIALLSSYSIHLLLTCAGIVGIRAYEQLGQRAFGPAGKVVVAAVICLHNVGAMSSYLFIIKSELPLVIGTFLYMDPEGDWFLKGNLLIIIVSVLIILPLALMKHLGYLGYTSGLSLTCMLFFLVSVIYKKFQLGCAIGRNETAMESEAPVGLHNQGLNSSCEAQMFTVDSQMSYTVPIMAFAFVCHPEVLPIYTELCRPSKLRMQAVANVSIGAMFCMYGLTATFGYLTFYSNVEAEMLHMYSQKDPLILCVRLAVLLAVTLTVPVVLFPIRRALQQLLFPGKAFSWPRHVAIALILLVLVNVLVICVPTIQDIFGVIGSTSAPSLIFILPSIFYLRIVPSEVEPFLSWPKIQALCFGVLGVLFMAVSLGFMFANWATGQSRLSGH, via the exons ATGGAACTGCAGGATGCAAAGATGAATGGAGCCCTCCCTTCGGATGCTGTGGA CTACAGGCAGGAACGTGAGGGCTTCCTGCCCAGTCGTGGTCCTGCTCCTGGGAGCAAGCCGGTCCAGTTCATGGAT TTCGAGGGGAAGACATCATTTGGAATGTCAGTGTTCAACCTCAGCAATGCCATCATGGGCAGCGGCATCCTGGGGCTGGCCTATGCCATGGCCCACACAGGAGTCATCTTCTTCCT GGCCCTGTTGCTGTGCATTGCGCTTCTGTCGTCCTACTCCATCCACCTCCTGCTGACCTGTGCTGGTATTGTAG GCATCCGAGCCTATGAGCAGCTGGGACAGAGGGCATTCGGGCCTGCGGGGAAGGTAGTGGTGGCCGCAGTCATCTGTCTGCACAATGTTGGGG CCATGTCCAGTTACCTGTTCATCATCAAATCTGAGCTCCCCCTGGTTATCGGCACCTTCCTGTACATGGACCCCGAGGG GGACtggttcttgaagggaaacctccTCATCATCATCGTCAGTGTGTTAATCATCCTGCCCCTGGCCCTCATGAAACACTTGG GCTACCTGGGGTACACCAGTGGTCTCTCACTGACCTGCATGCTGTTTTTCCTGGTTTCG GTCATCTACAAGAAGTTCCAGCTTGGCTGTGCTATAGGCCGCAATGAAACAGCAATGGAGAGTGAAGCTCCCGTGGGACTCCACAACCAAGGGCTCAATAGCAGCTGTGAGGCCCAGATGTTCACAGTTGactcacag ATGTCCTACACAGTGCCCATTATGGCTTTTGCTTTTGTCTGCCACCCTGAGGTGCTGCCCATCTATACGGAGCTCTGCCG GCCCTCCAAGCTCAGGATGCAGGCCGTGGCCAACGTGTCCATTGGGGCCATGTTCTGCATGTATGGGCTCACGGCGACCTTTGGATACCTCACCTTCTACA GCAACGTGGAGGCAGAGATGCTGCACATGTACAGCCAGAAGGACCCTCTCATCCTCTGTGTGCGCCTGGCCGTGCTGCTCGCGGTGACCCTCACTGTGCCAGTCGTGCTGTTCCCG ATCCGCCGGGCCCTGCAGCAGCTGCTTTTCCCAGGCAAGGCCTTCAGCTGGCCGCGACATGTGGCCATAGCTCTGATCCTGCTTGTTTTGGTCAATGTCCTTGTCATCTGTGTGCCGACCATCCAGGATATCTTTGGAGTTATCG ggtccacctcagcccccagccTCATCTTCATCCTCCCCAGCATCTTCTACCTCCGCATTGTACCCTCTGAGGTGGAGCCTTTCTTATCCTGGCCCAAGATCCAG GCCCTGTGCTTTGGAGTCCTGGGAGTCCTCTTCATGGCCGTCAGTCTAGGCTTTATGTTTGCCAACTGGGCCACAGGCCAGAGCCGCCTGTCTGGACACTGA
- the FTSJ1 gene encoding tRNA (cytidine(32)/guanosine(34)-2'-O)-methyltransferase isoform X4, with protein sequence MGRTSKDKRDVYYRLAKENGWRARSAFKLLQLDKEFQLFQGVTRAVDLCAAPGSWSQVLSQKIGGQGSGHVVAVDLQAMAPLPGVVQIQGDITQLSTAKEIIQHFKGCPADLVVCDGAPDVTGLHDVDEYMQAQLLLAALNIATHVLKPGGCFVAKIFRGRDVTLLYSQLRVFFSSVLCAKPRSSRNSSIEAFAVCQGYDPPEGFIPDLSKPLLDHSYDFNQLDGPTRIIVPFVTCGDLSSYDSDRSYPLDLEGGSKYKYTPPTQPPISPPYQEACTLKKKGQLAKEIRPQDCPISRVDTLPQPLVAPQRHSLLAPEMEDNEMSCSP encoded by the exons ATGGGACGGACGTCGAAGGACAAGCGGGATGTCTACTACCGCCTGGCTAAGGAGAATGGCTGGCGTGCTCGCAGCGCCTTCAAACTGCTACAGCTGGATAAGGAATTCCAACTCTTCCAAG GCGTGACACGGGCAGTTGACCTGTGTGCAGCCCCGGGCAGCTGGAGCCAGGTGCTGAGCCAGAAGATTGG GGGCCAAGGGTCCGGCCACGTGGTGGCTGTGGACCTGCAGGCTATGGCTCCACTACCAGGTGTGGTACAGATCCAGGGGGACATCACCCAG CTGTCCACTGCCAAGGAGATCATCCAGCACTTTAAGGGCTGCCCTGCGGACCTAGTGGTGTGTGACGGGGCTCCTGATG TAACCGGCCTCCATGATGTTGATGAGTATATGCAGGCCCAGCTTCTCCTAGCT GCTCTGAACATTGCTACACATGTCCTGAAGCCAGGGGGCTGCTTTGTGGCCAAG ATATTCCGAGGCCGGGATGTGACGCTCCTCTACAGCCAGCTGCGAGTCTTCTTCTCCAGCGTGCTGTGTGCCAAGCCCAGGAGCAGCCGGAACTCCAGCATCG AGGCCTTCGCTGTCTGTCAGGGCTATGACCCTCCCGAGGGCTTCATCCCAGACCTGAGCAAACCCCTGCTGGACCATTCTTACG ATTTCAACCAGCTGGATGGTCCCACCCGCATCATTGTACCTTTTGTGACTTGTGGGGACCTGAGCTCCTATGATTCGGACCGCAGTTACCCACTGGAC CTAGAGGGCGGCTCAAAGTACAAGTACACTCCACCCACACAGCCCCCCATCTCGCCACCATACCAGGAGGCCTGCACGTTGAAGAAGAAGGGGCAGCTGGCCAAGGAGATCCGCCCCCAGGACTGCCCCATCAGCAGAGTAGACAcgcttccccagcccctggtcgcccctcagcgccacagcctGCTGGCCCCTGAG ATGGAAGACAATGAAATGAGTTGTTCACCTTAA
- the FTSJ1 gene encoding tRNA (cytidine(32)/guanosine(34)-2'-O)-methyltransferase isoform X3 gives MGRTSKDKRDVYYRLAKENGWRARSAFKLLQLDKEFQLFQGVTRAVDLCAAPGSWSQVLSQKIGGQGSGHVVAVDLQAMAPLPGVVQIQGDITQLSTAKEIIQHFKGCPADLVVCDGAPDVTGLHDVDEYMQAQLLLAALNIATHVLKPGGCFVAKIFRGRDVTLLYSQLRVFFSSVLCAKPRSSRNSSIEAFAVCQGYDPPEGFIPDLSKPLLDHSYDPDFNQLDGPTRIIVPFVTCGDLSSYDSDRSYPLDLEGGSKYKYTPPTQPPISPPYQEACTLKKKGQLAKEIRPQDCPISRVDTLPQPLVAPQRHSLLAPEMEDNEMSCSP, from the exons ATGGGACGGACGTCGAAGGACAAGCGGGATGTCTACTACCGCCTGGCTAAGGAGAATGGCTGGCGTGCTCGCAGCGCCTTCAAACTGCTACAGCTGGATAAGGAATTCCAACTCTTCCAAG GCGTGACACGGGCAGTTGACCTGTGTGCAGCCCCGGGCAGCTGGAGCCAGGTGCTGAGCCAGAAGATTGG GGGCCAAGGGTCCGGCCACGTGGTGGCTGTGGACCTGCAGGCTATGGCTCCACTACCAGGTGTGGTACAGATCCAGGGGGACATCACCCAG CTGTCCACTGCCAAGGAGATCATCCAGCACTTTAAGGGCTGCCCTGCGGACCTAGTGGTGTGTGACGGGGCTCCTGATG TAACCGGCCTCCATGATGTTGATGAGTATATGCAGGCCCAGCTTCTCCTAGCT GCTCTGAACATTGCTACACATGTCCTGAAGCCAGGGGGCTGCTTTGTGGCCAAG ATATTCCGAGGCCGGGATGTGACGCTCCTCTACAGCCAGCTGCGAGTCTTCTTCTCCAGCGTGCTGTGTGCCAAGCCCAGGAGCAGCCGGAACTCCAGCATCG AGGCCTTCGCTGTCTGTCAGGGCTATGACCCTCCCGAGGGCTTCATCCCAGACCTGAGCAAACCCCTGCTGGACCATTCTTACG ACCCAGATTTCAACCAGCTGGATGGTCCCACCCGCATCATTGTACCTTTTGTGACTTGTGGGGACCTGAGCTCCTATGATTCGGACCGCAGTTACCCACTGGAC CTAGAGGGCGGCTCAAAGTACAAGTACACTCCACCCACACAGCCCCCCATCTCGCCACCATACCAGGAGGCCTGCACGTTGAAGAAGAAGGGGCAGCTGGCCAAGGAGATCCGCCCCCAGGACTGCCCCATCAGCAGAGTAGACAcgcttccccagcccctggtcgcccctcagcgccacagcctGCTGGCCCCTGAG ATGGAAGACAATGAAATGAGTTGTTCACCTTAA
- the FTSJ1 gene encoding tRNA (cytidine(32)/guanosine(34)-2'-O)-methyltransferase isoform X2: MGRTSKDKRDVYYRLAKENGWRARSAFKLLQLDKEFQLFQGVTRAVDLCAAPGSWSQVLSQKIGGQGSGHVVAVDLQAMAPLPGVVQIQGDITQLSTAKEIIQHFKGCPADLVVCDGAPDVTGLHDVDEYMQAQLLLAALNIATHVLKPGGCFVAKIFRGRDVTLLYSQLRVFFSSVLCAKPRSSRNSSIEAFAVCQGYDPPEGFIPDLSKPLLDHSYDFNQLDGPTRIIVPFVTCGDLSSYDSDRSYPLDLEGGSKYKYTPPTQPPISPPYQEACTLKKKGQLAKEIRPQDCPISRVDTLPQPLVAPQRHSLLAPEVWKCDSQPALTPSLCASF; the protein is encoded by the exons ATGGGACGGACGTCGAAGGACAAGCGGGATGTCTACTACCGCCTGGCTAAGGAGAATGGCTGGCGTGCTCGCAGCGCCTTCAAACTGCTACAGCTGGATAAGGAATTCCAACTCTTCCAAG GCGTGACACGGGCAGTTGACCTGTGTGCAGCCCCGGGCAGCTGGAGCCAGGTGCTGAGCCAGAAGATTGG GGGCCAAGGGTCCGGCCACGTGGTGGCTGTGGACCTGCAGGCTATGGCTCCACTACCAGGTGTGGTACAGATCCAGGGGGACATCACCCAG CTGTCCACTGCCAAGGAGATCATCCAGCACTTTAAGGGCTGCCCTGCGGACCTAGTGGTGTGTGACGGGGCTCCTGATG TAACCGGCCTCCATGATGTTGATGAGTATATGCAGGCCCAGCTTCTCCTAGCT GCTCTGAACATTGCTACACATGTCCTGAAGCCAGGGGGCTGCTTTGTGGCCAAG ATATTCCGAGGCCGGGATGTGACGCTCCTCTACAGCCAGCTGCGAGTCTTCTTCTCCAGCGTGCTGTGTGCCAAGCCCAGGAGCAGCCGGAACTCCAGCATCG AGGCCTTCGCTGTCTGTCAGGGCTATGACCCTCCCGAGGGCTTCATCCCAGACCTGAGCAAACCCCTGCTGGACCATTCTTACG ATTTCAACCAGCTGGATGGTCCCACCCGCATCATTGTACCTTTTGTGACTTGTGGGGACCTGAGCTCCTATGATTCGGACCGCAGTTACCCACTGGAC CTAGAGGGCGGCTCAAAGTACAAGTACACTCCACCCACACAGCCCCCCATCTCGCCACCATACCAGGAGGCCTGCACGTTGAAGAAGAAGGGGCAGCTGGCCAAGGAGATCCGCCCCCAGGACTGCCCCATCAGCAGAGTAGACAcgcttccccagcccctggtcgcccctcagcgccacagcctGCTGGCCCCTGAGGTCTGGAAATGTGACTCTCAACCCGCATTGACCCCTTCCCTGTGTGCCTCTTTCTGA
- the FTSJ1 gene encoding tRNA (cytidine(32)/guanosine(34)-2'-O)-methyltransferase isoform X1, translating to MGRTSKDKRDVYYRLAKENGWRARSAFKLLQLDKEFQLFQGVTRAVDLCAAPGSWSQVLSQKIGGQGSGHVVAVDLQAMAPLPGVVQIQGDITQLSTAKEIIQHFKGCPADLVVCDGAPDVTGLHDVDEYMQAQLLLAALNIATHVLKPGGCFVAKIFRGRDVTLLYSQLRVFFSSVLCAKPRSSRNSSIEAFAVCQGYDPPEGFIPDLSKPLLDHSYDPDFNQLDGPTRIIVPFVTCGDLSSYDSDRSYPLDLEGGSKYKYTPPTQPPISPPYQEACTLKKKGQLAKEIRPQDCPISRVDTLPQPLVAPQRHSLLAPEVWKCDSQPALTPSLCASF from the exons ATGGGACGGACGTCGAAGGACAAGCGGGATGTCTACTACCGCCTGGCTAAGGAGAATGGCTGGCGTGCTCGCAGCGCCTTCAAACTGCTACAGCTGGATAAGGAATTCCAACTCTTCCAAG GCGTGACACGGGCAGTTGACCTGTGTGCAGCCCCGGGCAGCTGGAGCCAGGTGCTGAGCCAGAAGATTGG GGGCCAAGGGTCCGGCCACGTGGTGGCTGTGGACCTGCAGGCTATGGCTCCACTACCAGGTGTGGTACAGATCCAGGGGGACATCACCCAG CTGTCCACTGCCAAGGAGATCATCCAGCACTTTAAGGGCTGCCCTGCGGACCTAGTGGTGTGTGACGGGGCTCCTGATG TAACCGGCCTCCATGATGTTGATGAGTATATGCAGGCCCAGCTTCTCCTAGCT GCTCTGAACATTGCTACACATGTCCTGAAGCCAGGGGGCTGCTTTGTGGCCAAG ATATTCCGAGGCCGGGATGTGACGCTCCTCTACAGCCAGCTGCGAGTCTTCTTCTCCAGCGTGCTGTGTGCCAAGCCCAGGAGCAGCCGGAACTCCAGCATCG AGGCCTTCGCTGTCTGTCAGGGCTATGACCCTCCCGAGGGCTTCATCCCAGACCTGAGCAAACCCCTGCTGGACCATTCTTACG ACCCAGATTTCAACCAGCTGGATGGTCCCACCCGCATCATTGTACCTTTTGTGACTTGTGGGGACCTGAGCTCCTATGATTCGGACCGCAGTTACCCACTGGAC CTAGAGGGCGGCTCAAAGTACAAGTACACTCCACCCACACAGCCCCCCATCTCGCCACCATACCAGGAGGCCTGCACGTTGAAGAAGAAGGGGCAGCTGGCCAAGGAGATCCGCCCCCAGGACTGCCCCATCAGCAGAGTAGACAcgcttccccagcccctggtcgcccctcagcgccacagcctGCTGGCCCCTGAGGTCTGGAAATGTGACTCTCAACCCGCATTGACCCCTTCCCTGTGTGCCTCTTTCTGA
- the FTSJ1 gene encoding tRNA (cytidine(32)/guanosine(34)-2'-O)-methyltransferase isoform X5, with protein MALNIATHVLKPGGCFVAKIFRGRDVTLLYSQLRVFFSSVLCAKPRSSRNSSIEAFAVCQGYDPPEGFIPDLSKPLLDHSYDPDFNQLDGPTRIIVPFVTCGDLSSYDSDRSYPLDLEGGSKYKYTPPTQPPISPPYQEACTLKKKGQLAKEIRPQDCPISRVDTLPQPLVAPQRHSLLAPEMEDNEMSCSP; from the exons ATG GCTCTGAACATTGCTACACATGTCCTGAAGCCAGGGGGCTGCTTTGTGGCCAAG ATATTCCGAGGCCGGGATGTGACGCTCCTCTACAGCCAGCTGCGAGTCTTCTTCTCCAGCGTGCTGTGTGCCAAGCCCAGGAGCAGCCGGAACTCCAGCATCG AGGCCTTCGCTGTCTGTCAGGGCTATGACCCTCCCGAGGGCTTCATCCCAGACCTGAGCAAACCCCTGCTGGACCATTCTTACG ACCCAGATTTCAACCAGCTGGATGGTCCCACCCGCATCATTGTACCTTTTGTGACTTGTGGGGACCTGAGCTCCTATGATTCGGACCGCAGTTACCCACTGGAC CTAGAGGGCGGCTCAAAGTACAAGTACACTCCACCCACACAGCCCCCCATCTCGCCACCATACCAGGAGGCCTGCACGTTGAAGAAGAAGGGGCAGCTGGCCAAGGAGATCCGCCCCCAGGACTGCCCCATCAGCAGAGTAGACAcgcttccccagcccctggtcgcccctcagcgccacagcctGCTGGCCCCTGAG ATGGAAGACAATGAAATGAGTTGTTCACCTTAA